TTCACCATGCTCTCCCCAACGCCTTTATCTCTCATCTGCGCCGTTCTTCTGTGTCTCCCTCTCACCGTAATCTTCACCATCAACAGCCCAACGGCCACAAAAACCACCGCCACCATTTCCCCCTCCCAAATCACAAAACCCTCCAAACCCCTAACAGACTTTAACCCAATTTCACCGCCAAAGTCCCTCCCTTTAGATGAAGACGCTCTCCTCCGCCTCGCCGCTCGGGTCAACTCGCGCCCCCCACGATCCGCCCGCCCCAAAATCGCCTTCCTCTTCCTCACCACCACCCCTCTCCCCTTCTCCCCTCTCTGGGAGCTATTCTTCAACAAAATCCCCAAAACCCATTTCTCCATTTACGTCCACGCCGACCCGCGATTCCCCTACGACCCGCCTTTCTCCGGCGTGTTCGCGCACCGCGTTATCCCCTCCAAACCTGCCCAGCGGTTCACCTCCACGCTCATTTCGGCCGCGCGCCGCTTGCTCGCCCACGCGCTTCTCGGCGACAAAACGAACGCCATGTTTGCGCTCATTTCTCCCTCGTGCATCCCCCTCCACTCCTTCAACTTCACGTACCGGACGCTCGCCCGATCGAAGAAGAGTTTCATCGAGGTTCTGGATAACGAGATCGGGGCGTACGATAGATGGGCAGCGCGTGGGGCGGACGCGATGTTGCCGCAGGTGAAGCTGGAGGAGTTTCGGATCGGGTCCCAGTTTTGGGTTCTGAAGCGGAAGCATGCGAGGATGGTGGTGGGCGACCACCGGCTTTGGTCCAAGTTCAAGCTACCGTGCGAGCGTTGGTACACGTGTTACCCCGAGGAAAATTACTTTCCTACCCTCCTCAACATGCGAGACCCCGGCGGGCTAGTGCCTGCCACGCTGACGCACGTGGACTGGCGGGGGAGGTTCGACGGCCACCCCCGCACGTACAACGCCTCCGAGGTGGGGCCCGAGTTGATACAATCGCTGAGGAACAACAGGCCGAGGTACGGCGACGAGGAGGAGAGCTGGAACGACACTGTTTTGACGGTGAGGGAACGGCGGGACCCGTTTCTGTTCGCGAGGAAGTTCCCGCCGGATGCGATCGGGTCGTTGATGAGTATGGCCAGTGACGTCATCTTCAAAGATTAGGATGAATGTCATCCGTTGtgatattttcctttttttcttttttttttgtaatttacagATAAATTATTAAGAAAACGAAATCGGGACAAACCCGGTGGGTTGTTTGAGGAGTAATTCtatataattttcctttttaattatttttataatttattttgggttgttttaaaggaaaattaagaatttaaaaactttgaattttaacgataattataaaataaagagtaaagtaaaTAATcttagatttaatttttttaatgtaaaaatataattttttattaaaatagaaCTTTTGTTAAAACTTTCTTGTTTTAGTTGATTTTTTCAAAGTAAAATAATGTTTCGTGAAATCAAAGGGATAccttcacctttttttttagctttttaaACTTTATAGATTCCTTACAAGCATCTTCAGTGAGTTTTGTTTGGCATGGTGGATAGACAATCAAGGTTTTGCCCTTTAAGTCCCAAAATATCCTTTGTCCTTTAGTGAAATTACTCAAATTTTGGCTCGGTTTTGCTTTCCTGACAAGATAAGTGACATACACTACTTTGTTGCAACATGCCACGTGTGTGTGTGACAGAACGAGGATATTTAGAATGTGTTTGAACGCCCCATTCTGCCAGCCACGCTGTCGGATAATTCTTGGCCAACTTTTTCGATTGTGCATGCGTGCCATTTGCTATAGGATATGACCAAAACGGAAAGTTAGGCATGCCAAATTTATTGCATAACAGTTATCGGATCATTATATAAGAACTTATTAAGATAATACGTTTCACACAAcataatttaataaattaataaataacgTGTTTGACACAATACAATTcaataagggtgcgtttggtacgtgggacgggacgggatggaacgggacgaggcgttccgtcccgcgtttggtgcgcctaaaaagaGTGGGACGAGGTGTTCCACGGGACaagtttttgatgattttttgttcCACCTCCCTCCCGTGGAACGGGTTGTTCCACGTCCGTGGGACataaatttttaacattttaggacaaaaatgccccttgtctttttcaaaatttacagCATCAAAATCATAtaacaaaccctaaaaatcaTTTCTCTTCTTCTCCGCCGCTGACCCTCTTCGCAACCttcctcctcatcttcttcgcATCTCCCCTTCGCAACTCTTCCGTGTAGCGGCTCTGCATCTCCCCTTCGCAACTCTTCCGTGTAGCAGCTCTGCGATCCTCTTCCGTATAGCATCTTCAGATCTGCATCTCCGTTCCAGGTTCGATCTGTTTTTGTGTAGCTCTcggtctctctttctctgtaaaaaaatttctttgtaATTTTATGGCATTACAGTGAAAACCAATTGttcaaatgttttttatttgttctttGTTTACCCTATACGTAATACGGTAAGTTCTTTGTTTACCCAATTGTTCAGATCTGCATCTCCCTATCCGGCCGCCATTGAAGCTCTGCTACAAAGCTCTCTCTTTGTTCACCCTATACGTAATACGGTAAGTTCTCCTCAACATACCTCCATCCATCTTCGTAATACCATAGAGAAAATTGAATCTGATTTTTTTGTGCATAAATCTTTGAATTTCTCTTCCGATTCTCATATGTATATGCGTGTATGTGTATGtttaaatgtgtgtgtgtgtctgatTCCTTGTGATGTTTGGATGGGCAGAGATGAAGGTTGTTGCTGCATACTTGCTCGCTGTTTTGGGAGGGAAGGCGAGCTCCTCAGCTAGCTGCTGACTTGAAGGACATTCTTGGATCAGGTaacttttatattaaaaaaaattctttgttGCTGCAACGACGTGCGATTCAAGTTAAAATTGTTATTATTGTCATTATATTgtttgtgttaaattgggatTTCCATTTGTGGGCTTTTCTTGgtttatttaaatttatgtttgatggattttttcggtttgttATACGGATGCTGATAATTAGTATATGTAGTCTTTTATATACAGGTTTCCTAGTCATGTTAGTCCTCTTAGCTTGAATTTGTTTTGAACTCTTAACCCCTACACCATTGGCAAGGGTTCTAGTCCTGCACCCATCCACTTTTGGATGAAAGAGTTATTCATTTAGTTTATATGTTAAAACAAAATTGTGGAGATTTCGGTTGCGTAATGCTCATTTCGTCTattagtttttattaattttaacttGAGATGGAATTTTGATAATCAGTCTTGCAACCTATATCCATGCGCATGGTTGAATTTCTGTATTGAAATGGAAGTGGTTTTGTCATTGGAATTCGGTCATTATGTTATCCGGGATGATGAAAAGTTAGAAAATACCTTCATATGTGAGATGTGTCATTAGTAGTAAATTATCCTTGACAAGGTACTGTTTGCACAGAGAAGATGCTTAGGTTGCCCTTGGTACTAGTATTTAAAAAAAGTGTATTATTATTTGTACAACAACGTTTTGCACTCTGAAATGTAACTTCATTATTTGTTTGGTTACAGTTGGAGCCGAGGCTGATAGTGACAAGATTGAGTTGCTATTGTCCAAAGTCAAGGGAAAAGATATCACCGAGCTAATCGCATCTGGAAGGGAGAAGTTGGCATCTGTTCCATCTGGTGGTGGTGCAGTTGCTTATTCCGCACCTGCAGCCGCCGGTGGTGGTGGGGTTGCTGCTCCTGCCGCTGCCGagcagaagaaggaggagaaggtggaagaaaaggaagaatcaGACGATGTAAGTATATTATGTCAAATGCAGCTGTTGATAATATCTAGTTTGCTTTGTTTGCAAGCTGGGCTGTTCTAATTTTATTGTGATTGTTTAATAACTACTAAAatcgtttttttctttttttgcagGATATGGGTTTCAGCCTTTTCGACTAAGGGACTTGCTTTTGGTGCGTTTCCTGTATCAAGACTTGACATCTTCAGTATTACTTTCAGATCAATgctgtgtttttaagtttctattTGTAGTTGGATATGGTTCTAGATCTCAAAAATTTTGTTTCGATATGCAAGTGATCAAAGAAATTTGCTTTATATATTATTACACCATCTATTTGAGTCGAAGATTGCTTGCTTGTGGTTTAATGCGGGTCTGGTTCATTTACCTGCGAAGCGAAAAGTATGCATTTGAACACATTACTGTTCAGACGTCGGTGTTTGGTTCCAATAATCAACCACAACCAACCAAACCACACGAAACAACCACAACCAACCAAACCACACGAAACAACAAATACAACGTAAAACGGAACAACATGAAACATGGTCTTCAACATTTCTCCTGTGCTCTTGTGTGGTTTGCCACGCAATGCAATGGGGAATATTTAGAGGGGTGTCCATCGAATCAAGGCAAATTCTAATGTTTGCAGAACCTGAACTCCCAGAACAACAACCCACAATTGAAAGGACCAAAATTAGGAACTAAAAATTGAATCAGGGTGTGGGTTTTGCAATTTGCATAATAAAATTTGATGGGTTTGTGCTGAAAATTTGAATGGAGTTGTAGAAAACTGGGAgattaaaaaatacaaattttaaaagggTTTGCATGTGGAACACAACATATACCTACTAAAATTTGGaccaagaaaaacaaataatgGATAATAGCGttcaaatttgaacaaaaaaaaaataaaaaaattgtcctGTTCCATCCATGCGTTACCAATCGCAGAACGGAACATAggtattttagtcattttaatcttttggtTCTGTTCCGTCCATGCACTACCAAACGCAGAACGGAACAACTGGCATGTTCCGTCCTGTGCGTACCAAACACAACACAGAAcatccgttccgtcccgtcccgtcccgtctgcgtaccaaacgctacCTAAGATAATTGACATGATATGATAAACATGGAAAAGAATCCgaaaatgattatttttttataaacacGATTCATTTGATAGCCCAGTAAAAAGCGATGTGTCACGTTGTCAGCTAGAAAATGAATTGGGGTAGTTAGGGACATGTAGCTAGTAAATTAGGGGCGTTTTGATATAGGCGCctcgttttttaattttttagactaAACATACAttccttttgaaaatttgattaaacattttCCTAAAATTTTGGTTATTAATTTCAGCTTTTTCACATAAGTTCAATTTTGTTTAGAATTTTAGTTTTTCACAACTTCTCCTgggcatttcatttttttttcttttcctattatccctatatttatgcatttattatccatctctatgcatttttttattgtttgttataatttttacttttttgtgtGAATATAGTacaatatttacaaaaaaaaattgttagattttattatttagaagATCCAACACATaataaatatttgtttgattatataGCTACGTCTAGTTACCTATAATATGGACACATTTAGTTTTATAgtggatttgattttttgtaTTTCTCGGTACATTTGGAATGTAAATGTACCAAAAGGGTTATCTAATAGAG
Above is a window of Malus sylvestris chromosome 15, drMalSylv7.2, whole genome shotgun sequence DNA encoding:
- the LOC126601619 gene encoding glycosyltransferase BC10 gives rise to the protein MLSPTPLSLICAVLLCLPLTVIFTINSPTATKTTATISPSQITKPSKPLTDFNPISPPKSLPLDEDALLRLAARVNSRPPRSARPKIAFLFLTTTPLPFSPLWELFFNKIPKTHFSIYVHADPRFPYDPPFSGVFAHRVIPSKPAQRFTSTLISAARRLLAHALLGDKTNAMFALISPSCIPLHSFNFTYRTLARSKKSFIEVLDNEIGAYDRWAARGADAMLPQVKLEEFRIGSQFWVLKRKHARMVVGDHRLWSKFKLPCERWYTCYPEENYFPTLLNMRDPGGLVPATLTHVDWRGRFDGHPRTYNASEVGPELIQSLRNNRPRYGDEEESWNDTVLTVRERRDPFLFARKFPPDAIGSLMSMASDVIFKD